The segment TACGCCCTGGCGAGGCAGCGGAGCCAGAGAACTGCCGTCCAGGTGGCGTCGGAGGAAGAGGTGATGGGTATCAACGACCGCTGCGAGTTGGCCGAGGCCGAGCGGATCGCCCAGCAACACCTGCGGCGCCGGGCCATGCGCGCAGGCGCCACCCTGATCGGTGCCGAAACGATCTTCTTGTGCGACGACACGCAGCTTGGCCGCGACAGTGTCATCCATCCGCATGTCGTCTTCGGCCCCGGCGTCATCGTCGGGGAGCGTTGCGAGATCAAGTCCTTCAGTCACCTGGAGGGCTGCCGGCTGGCCGCAAACGCCGTGATCGGTCCTTTCGCACGCCTGCGCCCCGGCACGGAACTCGGCGAAGGCGCCCGGATCGGCAACTTTGTCGAGGTGAAGAATGCCCGCCTTGGCGCCGGCGCCAAGGCCAATCACCTCACCTATCTGGGCGATGCAACGGTCGGCGAAGAGGCAAACATCGGCGCCGGGACCATCACCTGCAATTACGACGGTTTCGGCAAGCACCGGACCGAGATCGGCGCACGCGCCTTCATCGGCTCCAACTCCGCCCTTGTCGCACCCGTCAAGGTCGGCGCGGATGCCATCGTCGGAGCCGGCAGCACCATCGTCGAAGATGTCCCGGACCAATCCCTCGCCGTTACCCGTGGCGCCCAGCGGAAGATCGAGGATGGCGCAAAGCGCTTCCGCGAGCGACGCAGCAAGAAGGAATAGCAAAAGATGTGCGGTATCCTGGGAATTCTCGGCAAGGCACCGGTCGCACCGCTTTTGCTCGACGGCCTGAAGCGGCTGGAGTACCGCGGTTACGACTCGGCAGGTATTGCCAGCCTCGTCAACGGCGGCATCGCGCGTCGGCGTGCCGAAGGAAAGCTGTCCAATCTCGCAACCCTTCTGGAGCAGGAGCCGCTGCCCGGCACGGTCGGGATCGGCCACACCCGCTGGGCCACCCATGGCCGTCCGACGGAGCAGAACGCCCATCCGCACAGCAGCGACCGCGTGGCCGTGGTGCATAACGGCATCATCGAGAACTTTCGCGACCTCAAAGCCGAACTGGAATCCGTGGGTCAGGTCTTCGAAACCGAGACCGACACGGAAGCTGTCGTCCATCTGATCGATCATCACCTGGCCCAGCAGATGTCGCCGCAGGAGGCCGTCGGTGCGGCCCTGCATCGCCTCGAGGGCGCTTTCGCGCTGGCCATCGTCTTCGCCGGCCGTCATGACCTGATGATCGGCGCGCGCCGCGGCAGCCCCCTGGCGGTCGGCTTCGGCGACGGCGAGATGTTCCTGGGCTCCGACGCCCTCGGCCTGGCGCCGCTGACCGACCGCATCTGTTACCTGGAGGAGGGTGATTGGGCGGTGCTGACCGAAGCGGGTGCCGAGATCTTCGACAGCGACAACGCGCCGGTCGATCGGCCGGTCACCCAGACCGCTTTGTCGGGCGCGATGATCGGCAAGGGCCAGTACCGGCACTTCATGCAGAAGGAGATCTTCGAGCAGCCGGCCGTGATCGGCGACACCCTGCAGGTCTTCGTCAACCCGCAGAGCCGCGCGGTGACCCTGCCCGAACTGCCGTTCGATTTCGCCAAGGTGCCGAGGGTTACGGTCTCCGCCTGCGGCACCGCCTTCTATGCCGGCATGGTCGCCAAGTACTGGTTCGAACAGATCGCCCGCCTGCCGGTCGAGCTCGATATCGCCAGCGAGTTCCGCTACCGCGAGGCCCCGCTGCCCGAGGGCGGAGCTTCGCTCTTCATTAGCCAGTCAGGCGAGACCATCGACACCCTGGCCGCTCTACGCTACGCCAAAAGCCAGGGCCAGACGATCCTCTCCGTGGTGAATCAGCCAGAAAGCGTGATCGCACGCGAGTCCCACGCGGTCCTGCCGACCCTGGCGGGACCCGAAATCGGCGTCGCCTCGACAAAGGCCTTCACCACACAGCTGACGGTTCTGGCCTGCCTGACCATCGCGGCGGCCCGCGCACGCGGCGCCATCGATGCAGAGCGCGAAGCCGAGCTGTCCGCCGCACTGACCGAGGTGCCGGCCCGTTGCGCCGAGGTGCTGAACCATGACGAGGCGATCCAGGCCATCGCCCACGAATTGGCCGAGGCCCGCGACGTGCTCTACCTGGGCCGCGGTGCGATGTATCCACTCGCGCTGGAGGGAGCCCTGAAGCTCAAGGAAATCAGCTACATCCATGCGGAGGGCTACGCGGCCGGCGAGATGAAGCACGGGCCGATCGCCTTGATCGACGAAACCGTCCCCGTGATCGTCATGGCCCCCAGCGGGCCTCTGTTCGAAAAGACGGTCAGCAATCTCTCCGAGGTTTCGGCACGGGGCGGCTGGGTGATCCTGATCACCGATCCCGAAGGCGCTGAACGGGCCGGCGCGCAAGCCGCGCACGTGATCGAAGTGCCGCGCGTCGACTCGCTTGTGGCACCGCTGCTCTATGCCATCCCGGCTCAACTGCTCGCCTATCACACCGCCGTCGTGAAAGGAACCGATGTCGACCAGCCGCGAAACCTCGCCAAGTCGGTGACCGTGGAGTGAGCCTCAGGCCGCAGTCCGCGCGGCTGGAGGTTGTCCGGGCCGACTACAACGATCCGCAGCACGCCGCGAAGCTCGTCGATCTGCTCGATGCCTATGCGTGCGATCCCATGGGCGGTGGCCGGCCCTTGCCTGCCGAGGTTCGCGCCAGGCTCGTTCCGGAACTGGCTGCGCGCCCGCAGTGTTTCAGCCTGATCGGCTATGCCGACGGAACCGCCGCCGGACTGGCCAACTGCGTCGAAGGATTTTCCACCTTCGCAGCAAAACCGCTGATCAACATTCACGATATCGCGGTCCTGCCCGCTTTCCGCGGCCGCGGACTCGCACGGGCTTTGCTCGCCGAGGTCGAAGCAATCGCCCGCCACCGCGGCGCCTGCAAGCTGACCCTGGAAGTCCTCGAAGGAAACGGGCCCGCGACGGCGGCCTACCGGAGGTTCGGTTTCGCCGGCTACGCTCTCGACCCCTCCCAAGGCCGGGCCGAGTTCTGGGAGAAGCCACTGGCCTAGGGCCA is part of the Algihabitans albus genome and harbors:
- the glmS gene encoding glutamine--fructose-6-phosphate transaminase (isomerizing), which produces MCGILGILGKAPVAPLLLDGLKRLEYRGYDSAGIASLVNGGIARRRAEGKLSNLATLLEQEPLPGTVGIGHTRWATHGRPTEQNAHPHSSDRVAVVHNGIIENFRDLKAELESVGQVFETETDTEAVVHLIDHHLAQQMSPQEAVGAALHRLEGAFALAIVFAGRHDLMIGARRGSPLAVGFGDGEMFLGSDALGLAPLTDRICYLEEGDWAVLTEAGAEIFDSDNAPVDRPVTQTALSGAMIGKGQYRHFMQKEIFEQPAVIGDTLQVFVNPQSRAVTLPELPFDFAKVPRVTVSACGTAFYAGMVAKYWFEQIARLPVELDIASEFRYREAPLPEGGASLFISQSGETIDTLAALRYAKSQGQTILSVVNQPESVIARESHAVLPTLAGPEIGVASTKAFTTQLTVLACLTIAAARARGAIDAEREAELSAALTEVPARCAEVLNHDEAIQAIAHELAEARDVLYLGRGAMYPLALEGALKLKEISYIHAEGYAAGEMKHGPIALIDETVPVIVMAPSGPLFEKTVSNLSEVSARGGWVILITDPEGAERAGAQAAHVIEVPRVDSLVAPLLYAIPAQLLAYHTAVVKGTDVDQPRNLAKSVTVE
- a CDS encoding GNAT family N-acetyltransferase, producing the protein MSLRPQSARLEVVRADYNDPQHAAKLVDLLDAYACDPMGGGRPLPAEVRARLVPELAARPQCFSLIGYADGTAAGLANCVEGFSTFAAKPLINIHDIAVLPAFRGRGLARALLAEVEAIARHRGACKLTLEVLEGNGPATAAYRRFGFAGYALDPSQGRAEFWEKPLA
- the glmU gene encoding bifunctional UDP-N-acetylglucosamine diphosphorylase/glucosamine-1-phosphate N-acetyltransferase GlmU, with the translated sequence MTSNRLAVVVLAAGMGTRMKSGQPKVLHQVAGKPLLRWVLEAAEELDPERIVVVVGPGMESAVAAAKPHAAVIQEDRLGTAHAVQQALPLLIDDQGSRGEGDILVLYGDTPFISPKTLKAMLELHRAPKGGTLVALGFEPTDATGYGRLQLDDQGALLQVCEQAEIDADPDKAALGEIRLCNAGVVLADGPALFDLLAGIDNDNAKGEFYLTDIYALARQRSQRTAVQVASEEEVMGINDRCELAEAERIAQQHLRRRAMRAGATLIGAETIFLCDDTQLGRDSVIHPHVVFGPGVIVGERCEIKSFSHLEGCRLAANAVIGPFARLRPGTELGEGARIGNFVEVKNARLGAGAKANHLTYLGDATVGEEANIGAGTITCNYDGFGKHRTEIGARAFIGSNSALVAPVKVGADAIVGAGSTIVEDVPDQSLAVTRGAQRKIEDGAKRFRERRSKKE